The genomic window CAATTTAAAGAGCCCGCCATCTTAAAACAATCGTAGGCAGAATCGTAGTCCTTTTCCTTTTTATAGATAAAACCCAGGTCTCGTAAAATATCTTTATCCATTATGCCATCGGCAAGCAAATCCAGCAGGATATTTTTGGCAATATCTATTCTCTTTTGGCTTTGATACAGCATTGCCAAAGAATGATAATCTATTCTACCATCTCTCCCATTTGCAAGAGGATAGGAAATACTATTACAAATTAAAGTAAACAGAGCTGCCGTGTGTAAAATATCAGTATGATTGTGCAAAAATACTCTCCGGATAAGTTCCGGATCACCATTCATTAGATAATGAAAATAGGTCTGCGGAATTTCCCCGCTTGCAATATCCAGTTCTTTATCTCTGATCTGACCCAGAATATAGAATTCCAAGGTCTCCAAAGCACAGGAGGGCAATTTATTTTTCCAAAGTCGCCGGGCAATATGCAATAAATCCAAATGCTCCATTGCGCGTAGATTTAGCCATATTTGATGATATAAAAGCCGCGCTTCCAAAACCGGCACATCAAAGGTCTTGCCATTGAAAGTAATCAGCAGCGATTTTTTCTTGATCAGTTCTATAAGACGATCAAAAGAATTTACTTCCGCCTCCGGATCAGGCAAAAAAATCTGCTCCACAATAAACTGTTCTTGTTCATAATAGCCCAGACCAATCATAAAAGCAAAAATCCCATTGCTGCGTAAACCGGTAGTTTCCAAATCCAAAACGAGGATATCTTCTTTACTTCTGGCTATGTTTGGATCCAAATTTGCCCAGGTTAGTAAAACTTCTGGCAAAAATTCAGGATAAAGAGACAAGCCATCAATCTCAGTTTGCAGGGGATAGCTTTTTTGGGTATAGAAATAAGGGTCTTCACTATGAGCGGAAAATTCCCCCTCAATAGAGTGTTTTAATGTTTCTTTTAGCAGTTCTTTCAGTTCGGAAGAGTAAAAATCCCGGTCTTCATTCATATCCTGAGCCATTAACCTAACCTATAAGTTTCGATACTAATATATTCCATTTTCTGATTGCCTTTGGTTTTTGTCAAGTATCACGCAGAGATTATTAGGAGATTGACAACTTTATAGAAACGAGGAATATATGATGTCAGGATTTTTTGGGGAGGAAAGGGTTTTCCGCCTTTTGATATCAAGGAAGAATGAAGTCCCCGTCGTTCCCCTGACAACCGAGTTATTAAGTTTCCGCTTTATTCTATAACAGCTTGATATTTTGTTTGTTGTGGTTGACGAGGAAATCAACCCTCCTGTATTTTCGCAACGGGTTAAAACCCGTCGCTTAAATCTGTCGTCCCGCTGGGACTTTTTCCCAAAGATATTCTTATCGCCGGGTTAAAAACCCGTCGTTAGTATGTATCGTTCCTGACGGAACTTTTAAATTTGAAATCCTCTTAATCCTTAAATCCTTAAATCCTTGTTTCTTCGGTTTAATCTGTAAGAGAATATTCAAAGGAAGAACGAAGTCCCCGTCGTT from Candidatus Cloacimonas sp. includes these protein-coding regions:
- a CDS encoding ribonuclease H-like domain-containing protein, with amino-acid sequence MAQDMNEDRDFYSSELKELLKETLKHSIEGEFSAHSEDPYFYTQKSYPLQTEIDGLSLYPEFLPEVLLTWANLDPNIARSKEDILVLDLETTGLRSNGIFAFMIGLGYYEQEQFIVEQIFLPDPEAEVNSFDRLIELIKKKSLLITFNGKTFDVPVLEARLLYHQIWLNLRAMEHLDLLHIARRLWKNKLPSCALETLEFYILGQIRDKELDIASGEIPQTYFHYLMNGDPELIRRVFLHNHTDILHTAALFTLICNSISYPLANGRDGRIDYHSLAMLYQSQKRIDIAKNILLDLLADGIMDKDILRDLGFIYKKEKDYDSAYDCFKMAGSLNCPISLQESCIILENKYKRYAEALATAEKLNAYLISRPLVNYRKVAETEKRIERLKLKLNKKNEVKDK